A window from Agrobacterium tumefaciens encodes these proteins:
- a CDS encoding putative bifunctional diguanylate cyclase/phosphodiesterase, producing MKHTLGEVSGQQDYRRPDSRFSDELLALYQQEGERSRRGSIRRGLWTAVFIYMLFAATDIILIPDVAFYTILARFIVVLSSLLTLEIQLRKGASTAALDLTCATALVMGYIGWLLPSLLTDNLENMSYYMVFGAIFMMGANLFFSFRFHLSLVSSGIILVTYFLAATQFPEDIFYKFAFGTFYISCFVFTSYVNWNLNRERYHVFLNALEAKAQQKAADERGQALLRLSNTDSLTGLQNRRAIDHHLRLLWDNWSKKEEGFAVLLIDVDFFKKYNDRYGHQDGDKCLMTVGNALQDAIIDHGASIGRYGGEEFIVLAPFKSKQQVGELAETIRHTVEELSLAHDQRRDGTFVVTVSIGASFTRPNPDGKLEKIINEADRALYIAKGNGRNCMKLFDPEDPQTSDETENIAALLKIAIAENLVSLVYQPILNISTNETAGVEALMRLRLLDGNSVSPGIFIPIAERTGTIMELGLWTIKTVCKQLLADDRVDVVSVNVSPMQLKNPGFATSVAAILVEAGIAGNRLAFEITEGVDMEMHSDVLRCLSDLKTLGINIWLDDFGTGFAGLSWLRMTDFDTVKIDRSFLQDSNTPRGRAMLQDMIRLIRNRGHKILIEGVETEDQLRLVRQMEIDYAQGYYIGRPVVAERLGAAATPYPRPNMLLRPA from the coding sequence ATGAAGCACACATTGGGAGAGGTGAGTGGACAGCAAGACTATCGGCGGCCGGACTCCCGGTTTTCTGATGAACTTCTTGCCCTTTACCAGCAGGAAGGCGAGCGTAGCCGCCGCGGTTCAATCCGGCGGGGCCTGTGGACTGCCGTTTTCATCTATATGCTGTTTGCCGCAACCGACATCATTCTGATACCCGACGTCGCGTTTTATACCATTCTCGCGCGCTTCATCGTCGTCCTGTCATCCTTGCTGACCCTGGAGATCCAGCTGCGCAAGGGCGCCAGCACGGCAGCCCTCGACCTTACCTGCGCCACCGCGCTGGTCATGGGCTATATCGGCTGGCTGCTGCCTTCGCTTTTGACCGACAATCTCGAAAACATGTCCTATTACATGGTTTTCGGGGCGATCTTCATGATGGGCGCCAATCTGTTCTTCAGCTTCCGCTTCCATCTGTCGCTGGTGTCATCAGGCATCATTCTGGTCACCTATTTTCTGGCGGCGACGCAGTTTCCCGAGGATATTTTCTACAAATTCGCGTTCGGCACCTTCTACATTTCGTGCTTCGTCTTCACCTCCTATGTGAACTGGAACCTCAACCGCGAGCGTTACCATGTCTTCCTCAACGCGCTGGAGGCAAAGGCGCAGCAGAAGGCGGCCGATGAGCGTGGGCAGGCGCTGTTGCGACTTTCCAACACCGATTCCCTGACCGGCCTGCAGAACCGCCGCGCCATCGACCATCATCTGCGCCTGCTGTGGGACAATTGGAGCAAGAAGGAAGAGGGCTTTGCCGTCCTTCTGATCGACGTCGACTTCTTCAAGAAATACAACGACCGCTACGGCCACCAGGATGGCGACAAATGCCTGATGACGGTGGGCAACGCGCTGCAGGATGCCATCATCGATCACGGCGCCTCCATCGGCCGTTATGGCGGCGAAGAGTTCATCGTGCTGGCGCCCTTCAAATCCAAGCAGCAGGTGGGCGAGCTTGCCGAGACCATCCGCCACACCGTCGAAGAGCTTTCGCTTGCGCATGACCAGCGCCGCGACGGCACCTTCGTCGTCACCGTCAGCATCGGCGCCTCCTTCACCCGCCCCAATCCGGACGGCAAGCTGGAGAAAATCATCAACGAAGCCGACCGTGCGCTCTATATCGCCAAGGGCAACGGCCGCAACTGCATGAAGCTGTTCGATCCCGAAGATCCGCAGACCAGCGATGAGACCGAGAACATTGCCGCCCTGCTGAAGATCGCCATCGCGGAAAATCTCGTTTCCCTCGTCTATCAGCCGATCCTCAACATCTCCACCAACGAGACAGCGGGGGTCGAGGCGCTGATGCGGCTTCGCCTGCTGGATGGCAATTCGGTCTCGCCCGGTATTTTCATTCCGATTGCCGAACGCACCGGCACGATCATGGAACTGGGCCTGTGGACCATCAAGACCGTCTGCAAGCAGCTTCTCGCCGATGACAGGGTGGATGTCGTCAGCGTCAATGTCTCGCCGATGCAATTGAAAAATCCGGGTTTCGCCACCTCGGTGGCGGCCATTCTCGTGGAAGCCGGCATTGCCGGCAACAGGCTCGCCTTCGAGATCACGGAAGGCGTCGACATGGAAATGCATTCCGACGTATTGCGCTGCCTGAGCGACCTGAAGACGCTCGGCATCAATATCTGGCTGGATGATTTCGGAACCGGTTTCGCCGGTCTTTCCTGGCTGCGCATGACGGATTTCGACACCGTCAAGATCGACCGCTCCTTCCTGCAGGACAGCAACACGCCGCGCGGCCGGGCGATGCTGCAGGACATGATCCGTCTCATCCGCAATCGCGGCCACAAGATCCTCATCGAAGGCGTGGAAACGGAAGACCAGCTGAGGCTCGTGCGCCAGATGGAGATCGACTACGCGCAGGGCTATTATATTGGTCGTCCGGTCGTCGCCGAAAGACTGGGCGCGGCGGCAACGCCCTACCCGCGCCCCAACATGCTGCTGCGCCCCGCATGA
- a CDS encoding class I SAM-dependent methyltransferase, translating into MVRVKKKNLDGASLITPDTVAKEIFARKTETFDEQFAVAKAEVALILELAQQQFDNRVSVREIIHRTAGALHLLREKLHSSVWAELIPLVQNHPVSRHFLEDPFTRWSFEKPRGYSGDAQLLDFIYGHPSVAEQVNKATPLGAALYDYTKDASSSVAVRERRDLLTRFVDEAAARHGRETEILTIASGHLREADASAALKEGGIKRWVALDQDPLSVGSVARDFNGTCIEAIDGSVRDIVLRTQELGSFDLIYAAGLYDYLNDRVAIKLTRRCMEMLKPGGMFLFANFSEDIVVDGYMETFMNWALLLRSKADMWRIVNASADPSSIEAEVFFGENHNIVYATMRKKA; encoded by the coding sequence GTGGTGCGGGTAAAGAAGAAAAATCTTGACGGGGCAAGTCTGATTACCCCGGATACTGTCGCAAAAGAGATTTTTGCGCGCAAAACGGAAACATTCGATGAGCAGTTCGCAGTTGCGAAAGCAGAGGTGGCGCTCATTCTCGAATTGGCACAACAGCAATTCGACAATCGTGTTTCAGTACGTGAGATAATACATCGGACGGCGGGTGCACTTCATCTCCTGCGAGAGAAGCTCCACTCCAGCGTGTGGGCTGAACTGATTCCGCTGGTACAGAATCACCCCGTGTCGCGCCATTTTCTGGAAGACCCCTTCACGCGCTGGTCCTTCGAAAAGCCGCGTGGTTATTCGGGCGACGCGCAATTGTTGGATTTCATCTATGGCCATCCCAGCGTCGCCGAGCAGGTGAACAAAGCGACCCCGCTCGGCGCGGCCCTTTACGACTATACGAAGGATGCGAGTTCCTCGGTTGCCGTGCGCGAGCGGCGCGATCTGCTGACGCGGTTTGTCGATGAGGCCGCCGCCCGGCACGGCAGGGAGACGGAAATCCTCACCATCGCCTCGGGCCATCTGCGCGAGGCCGATGCCTCCGCGGCGCTGAAGGAAGGCGGGATCAAGCGCTGGGTGGCGCTTGATCAGGACCCGCTCAGCGTCGGCTCCGTCGCCCGCGATTTCAACGGCACCTGCATCGAGGCGATCGATGGTTCGGTGCGTGATATCGTTCTGCGGACACAGGAACTCGGCAGTTTCGATCTCATCTATGCGGCGGGTCTCTATGATTATCTGAACGATCGCGTGGCGATCAAGCTGACACGGCGCTGCATGGAGATGCTGAAACCCGGCGGCATGTTCCTCTTCGCCAATTTCTCCGAAGACATCGTCGTCGATGGTTACATGGAAACCTTCATGAACTGGGCGCTGCTCCTGCGCTCCAAGGCGGATATGTGGCGGATCGTCAATGCCAGTGCCGACCCCTCGAGCATCGAGGCAGAGGTGTTTTTCGGCGAGAACCACAACATCGTCTATGCGACGATGCGGAAGAAGGCGTGA